taataccatggaagacagaaacaaaattcaaaaatattttgatacGCTTGAGGACAGGACAATAGAATGAAACAGGGACAAGTAAAAAGTTTGACACCtaggaaaaataaatcaaatgcaGAGTTTAAAAATGTGGCATGTTTGGCACAGTTATACTATGAATGGAAAGGATCTTGAAATtttaaatcacaagctgaatatgagctaacaagtgtgatgcagctgcaaaaaaggccagtgctgttttagactgcattaacagaagtatagtctccaaatcctatgaagtattagttcccctctatttggaactggtttggtctcatcttgagtactgtgtccagttatggtcactgcactttaagaagaatgtcaccaaattggaacaagttcataggaaggcaacaaggatgagcaggggctggaaaccaagccttgtgaggaaagactgaaagaactgtgtatgtttagccttcagaaaagagcACTGTGAGGAGATAccgtatgatagcacttttcaaatacttaaaagataCAGAGGAAGGGTAGAATctcttcttgatcattccagcatgcagaacatgtaataatggactcaagttacaggaagctagatttcagttgaataccaggaaaaactttcGAACTGCTACAGCAGCGCAaccatggaaccaattaccttgggaggtagtgagtgtACCAACTttggtggcattcaagagaaaactagacaaccaTCCGTcatatatactttgatttggatttatgtattgagcaggggtttggagcTGATTGGCCTTTCAATGGAGCCCTTTCAACTccattgattgactgactgactgactgactgactgattgattgattgattgattgattgactgactgaatTTGTACACTGCCcgtttagtcaactgactactctgggcggctaacaacgtataaaataaataatttaaaatataagaacaagTAATGCCTCTAAAGACAAAAACTCAAGATGGAGGAACAAAATAAATTATCCTAGATTCTATGATTCCGAGAGAAATACAGACATATTACAGTGTGAGTGGACCGCAAGATATTTTGCACTTCTACTGATTTATTAATTGGATCAATATATGGCAGTCATATTGCTTTATGATTATTTCAGAGGGGCGGACCTCATGAATCAGCAAAAGATATTCAATCCTATTCAAAAGTTTAAGTGTGCACAGACACATCTTGGCACATACATGCCTTCGAAAAGCCCTGTATTGCTTGCACTGGGATTGGTTGATATGACTCTAACATTCAAGAAGAATTAAAATTACAGAACATCTGCAATGAAATTGGTTTTCTGCGGAAAATAGATGAATCACTTACTGCCAATGACTGGAAGGAAAAATACTCATTTATGACCTTATGTAATGAATTTATATGAGGTGAAAACatcacacgcacacacgcacacgcacacatagAACACTATCTGCTACCAAACACCCAAACAGACATGTTACTGTTATAATGACATTAACATTTTCCATCCACCCTTGTTATGATTATATCGGGTGGTACAAAAAGGAGCATAAGCCACATTCCAGCTCAAAGAGAAAAGCAGTTAGGCATGCATATTTTTTaagtttcaaaatgttttttttccctgctggaaAAAAAGGTGAGCTGGACAGGAGGGGGACTAAAGCATTCCAAAAGAATGAAGTATCATTTCTCAGCAATTTCTCAAAATCAAAAGCCAACAGTTTAAACAGTTGAAAAGCTCTCTGCAATCATATGTATGAAACAAATTCTGCAtgaatcttttctttctttctttctttctttctttctttctttctttctttctttctttctttctttctttctttctttctttctttctttctttctttctttctttcttcaacttCTGTAATACCCCATTAGTATTATCACTTTACTGGCTTTCACAACATATAGGAAAACTGGTTTTCAGGTAGATGGCCTTAAGCCTGAAGGTCCTTAACACTTATGGACCCATGCTCCTATTTGGAAGATGTATCCATCACCTCCTCAGTGCCATATGCCAAATTCACAGTGATTTTCAACTGAAAGAGCTGATATTCAGATACCCCCCTTTTTTGAACATAACAAAATAACCCTTGCAATGTCAGCCATAACAGAGCTGTAGCTGTTAACAGTTGAAACAACTTCATTCTCTCTAAAGATGGCACAACTTTAAAGAGGAGCAGAAATTAACTCATGTTCTTGCTTGTGGCTAAGGTGGGGAGACAGTAGCACTGTGCCAAGCTGACGGTTGAACTAATGATTACAACAGCTTAATTACTCTCAGTATGCTTAATATCAACCCCCTACGGATTCCTGTCAAGAGTGCAAACTGTAATTCTAAACCTCATTTGCCAATTGCTTGGGGAAAATTAATTCACTTAGGTTGTGAGGTGTATGTACATAATGCAGACTTTCTAACTTTCTCACTTTTGAACTTTTCATTTTCCACATTGGATTTTTGTTTATGCACTTTCTTTCTGGAAGAAAATAAGACTACTGAAATCAAAGTCCTTCTGATGTACTGAACGACATATCCCACCATCCTAGCAAAGGATGGTCAATGGTCATGCTAGCTGGGGATGGTGGCAGTAATATTGCAATGCCTCTTGTGTGCGTAAAGGCAAAGGCCACCTATATGATGATGTGGGTGTCGTATCCACCCATGCATTGAGTGCACACTACAGCTCAGTTATCTGCATTGATGCATGGATGCCTTTGTGATGGTGTCTTAAAAGTTCTCTCCATGACACCATGCTACAATTCAGCCTGCGTGTTACGTATTTCAACATAAGGCAGCATTGCCCCACAGCTCCCTGGTGTTTGCTATACATCTATCAGCATTGTGACACTAGAGAATTATGTCATGGCAGACAGATTTGAGGAGACTCCAAAATATTTGTGAATCAGCATGATATAGACATATGGCTAACCCAATTACAATGTACTCAAGTCTCTGCAGCATTATCTGGCAAGTAAAAGCATAATGGGGGCTAccacataatggccaaaatcctgttgcatagcacagTAAATTGTTCTAGGACTTTTTATGCtgaagtaaatcacagttagaagAGGCTcctttgaatcaatgcaactgaTGGAAAGCCGACTcatcaaaaacaaagcaaaacaaacacacacaaaaaccacccACCAGGTAAAACAgtgttttggctttaatttggctgaAATTGGCTGTTCCTAGTGGTTTAATTCAATTTTCATCCCATCTCCGATGGAGGCTGGCCATGCTTCTGTTACCCTGCTGATTTTCTCCTGCTAAACAGAAACTCTTCGAGTTTCAAATGAAGAcagaaagggggagaggaaggggggaaatcagATTGCTGGCCGTCTTTTGTTTAGAGAGATGGATCATAAATTCCAAACCAGTGTCTCTTGCAGACTGCAAACCACagctatctccatctaagaagctgtGCCTGACCcccaacagcagccatgaaactttTGGTACTTTGATAAACATATTATTTTGGAATTGCTCATGAGAACTTGGTGCAGAGCCTAAGAAAAgtaaattatcattgaaagctcactctatttttttgttttattttcttaaagttCCAATcaaggtatcacctattcctgcatttgtattgttttgaggatCATACGGCTTtatcctgatttttctttctttcttcaaaatcCCATTATTCTTATGGTCCTCATAGGAATAATGGAGTTTTTGTGAGTTAGCTTCTCCataaattgcattgattcaaagCAGCCTAcgctgtgacttactttagcataaacAGTTGTAGttagaataagcccatttgaatcaatgcaacataccaaatccccattgtttcaatgggcctgctctagtgtggtTTCCTATGCAaaacaactggattttggccattttgtgACAAGTTTATTCTTACAATATTTTGTTGTACCCATTATATTCTACATTGATGGGTACACATCCTGGGTGGTCTCATCGTAAGGTATAAAGCATTCACAAGTGATTTACTGTTGCCTATGTCTGTGCAGTACTTAGGTAAGTTAGCTTATGTGTCCCTATCAGTATCTACAACCAAAGTTGGACATTTGCCATTATCCAAGGACTGCACCAAGTTGAGAAtgacatctcccccccccccctccactgtatAATACTCCTAATATGGCTGGAACTGACTGCAACTTACCCTAGTGTGTAATCAAAATGTTATCTCAAACTTGTCTGACATGGGATCTGCTTCTATGAGGCACTGCTCCACACAAGCATAAGCCATGTGCTTCAATAGAAGGGTGCATGTGCTAAATGACCGGTAGCTGTTTTGTCTACCAAGATTAGGAAGCATGAGGAAATCTACATCACCTGGTATGAAACCTGCTACTCCCGAGTCTACAATGGTAAGCCCTATTTGAAATTTGCTTTAAGCAAGAAAGCCTGGCCCATACATTTGGCTGTGATTTGAGGAACTATACTGTTTTTCCACATTGCCTCCAGCTCTGTAAGATTCAGCCAGATGAAGAGTTCTGCAGAACTCAAAAGCTACCAcctgtttgtgagattttagtggtctaatacagTGGGCCCCAACTTTTTTCCCAACCGTGGACTGGTTGAGGGGGCAGGGTTGTGTGCACGGGGGCCTGTCCCACTCATGGGTGGGCCTGGCAAACTCACGCACATGCATGTGGGGGCGTAGCATGCTCGTGTGGGGTGCAGTGTGGTCATAAGGTCGGCATGGCATGTTTGCACACATGGCCTGGTGCCCTCACAGGGGCACTTGtgggagggggagatgatctgtgtCTGCGGGccggtcctgcctaggccacagACCGATGCCAGgttgtggaccaggggttgaggacccctggtCTAATAGACGTATCACACCCTTTTGTTTTCCAATTGTCAATGAAAAACTGTCAGTAtcaccttccactactgctgccATCCAGTAGCTGGCCTTCAATAATTTCTCTACTACATCAACACTGAAATGACCAATTCTCTGATGATGATGCAACCATTACTTCCAGGAGAGCATCATGTtgttgtaagtcagaagcaatttgatagCACAAAACTCCACCACCCATGTTTGGCTGTCACACTTGTCAATCAAGCTTCAGCCACTTTCAAACAGGTTCACTTTTAATGCCTTTTGTTATTGCAGCATAAATAAAATGGGACAAAATAACCATGATTTCATTTAAAACTTATATTTTTATTACACTTTTATCCTTATTTCTTTAGAGTTGCTAAGCATTTATATAGCAAGGAAAACACAAAAAAGCACAAACTAAaccaacagaaagaaaaaggtccAAATAATTATAGCTAAAGATGAATTTAAACATTACTATAGATGGACAGATCTCACATGTTACACTTTTCAAAACCTCTGACAGTCTACTGTGTATGTACCTCCTCCATTTCTATCTTATATTTTAAAGGCTGCAGATCTTGCACTTCTATGCCACATTTAGGACATGTAAAATACATATCAAGCAAATAGTTACTtttaatacaataataacaaaaaacatgTGAACAGCCTATGGTATGAGGCATAGTAGGCCATTCCCCACAGAGAGAACATTCCTTATAACATATCACTGAAGTATTTTCATTCCTGGCACATCCTGCCACAGGTAAAGACCAAGAAGCAACTCTGAGTTTGAGTTTTTGTATATTAATAAGtggtaaaagaaaaatcagaaattcTGCAAATCCATGCCATAAGAGTTCCCTGTTCATGTACTCAAATCCAATATGACGAACTCCTTGTGGCTGGCAGAACACTGATCTGATTCGTAAAATACGTTCCGTGAGAGTTGCAAACTttcctttctgaaggaaaatcAGGAAGTTCAGCAACTCTCCAAGTTTGAGGAACCCGACTACTAAGTTAATAAAATACTTAGTCTTTTGGAATGACTCCAGTGGCCGGTTACTGAATAAATCATAACACCTTTCTTCTACCCATTTTCCACCAGTGGTGCAAATCAGATACCATAACTTCTGTTGTTTGCTCAATGTCTGATATGTATCCACCTGGGATAAGTCATTACTATACTGGATGTTCAGAATAGCTTGCCCCACTGTTGCATTCTTGGAATAGATGGTGAATCTCCACAAAAAGAGCCAGAGAAATGCTTTAACTTCTGGTTCAAAGTGAGCCAAGAGTCCAGGTTTAAATCCATGAAAACAGCGAGTACACTGGGACCAGACCAGCTGCTCCAGAGCTTTGTTCAGTTCAAGCGCATCAAGCTGACTTACTCTAAGCACTGGGGTCACTTTCTTGCTGTCATCATCCCGGGATGCCATGGTCAACAAAGAGCTTTCTGTGATAAAGAATACTATTATCAACATAATTTCTACTACATTTTGAggatttaaaagtaattattctGTTCACCTTAATAACAACTAGGCACGTCAGAACATTTCAGAGGAAATCAAGATGAAAGAATGTCACTTACCCAGTCAGTCATAGCAAGCAGAGATTTAAACCTAAATGATTTTACCTGTGCCTACCAGTTTATATATTTACCTTTTAAAAGAGTGGCACTCATAATAGTCTTTATTGGTGATAGTAACCTGACAACTGAAAGTCAATCTGTACTCTGTCAATGTGGTTATAACATGCAGAACATCCCCCCctcaaacaatattttattttaaaatgtatcatttgctattcaaattattttgcagggggaaaaaggtggtGGCTTACtccaactttaaaaaataaaataccactTCAGTGTTCTACATGTTATGTGTTAGGTTTCCATGTCTACAGCTGAATTAATAATCAAATATGAAAATTAAGAAGCTGCTAAAAAGAGAGAACATTAGTAACTTTCGAGAATTTAAATGTGACTTAACTAAATCAAGCATATAAGCCAAAGTTGCTGCCCTGCAAGCAACTATTAAAGAATGTTCATTGGCTGTGGGCAGGGAAGGATGGCATAGGGAGGTAACCAGGTGGTCAACTTTCCTATCTTAGATAAAGACTTCCCACATCTATTTCATTTATTAAGAACCCCTGTTCATTCCAATGATTCTGAAGCTTTCTGGCCACTAATGGTACTCCGCACAATCTGTGAGCCCAAGCAATTCTTCCTGTTCTAAGGGACAATTTGTTAACCCTAGGAAAACTGTTTTTGAAGCAACATCTTCCTTTTTCATCAGTCTGCTCATTCAAGACACACTGCTAATTGTGTCAAGGAATTCAAGGGTTCTCTGTAACATACATTGAGAACTAGAGGATTTAAGACAGCTGGGCTGTACTGTGCCAAACAATGGATTAGTTTCTTTCAAAACGTAACAGTATTGTACTTTAGTAATTACGTGATAGATCTTGCCTGTATCAGCTGGAAAGATGTATCAGGTGTTGGGCAGCTTGTACCCTTGCAGTATTCTGGCGTAGCCTTTTAACACTTCTTTAGAAGTTACACATTTCAGGCAGTTGTGTcccactttctctttctgttcaagTACAACTCCCTGCTGTCATTCACCTATCAGTTCCAATACAGTATGGGATATGTGTTAATATATGTAATATTAGCAGGAATTTAGCAACTCCAGTAGCTTAGTCAGATCACTGATAATTAGATTGTCAAATCAAAGCTCTATGAATTATTGTCAATAATAATATTCTCCAAAAGCCACAATCAAGCAAAATATGAATTCATAATTGAAATATtatagattttaaacaaaatgttaGTGTATTTAAGGTACGAATTATAGATCACATGATCTAGgtcttaaatttattttaaatattgttaaccAGTGTTTTAACGTAACATCACATTGCTTTCTCTTTCAGACAATAAAGTGTAA
This sequence is a window from Pogona vitticeps strain Pit_001003342236 chromosome 4, PviZW2.1, whole genome shotgun sequence. Protein-coding genes within it:
- the PEX2 gene encoding peroxisome biogenesis factor 2, producing MASRDDDSKKVTPVLRVSQLDALELNKALEQLVWSQCTRCFHGFKPGLLAHFEPEVKAFLWLFLWRFTIYSKNATVGQAILNIQYSNDLSQVDTYQTLSKQQKLWYLICTTGGKWVEERCYDLFSNRPLESFQKTKYFINLVVGFLKLGELLNFLIFLQKGKFATLTERILRIRSVFCQPQGVRHIGFEYMNRELLWHGFAEFLIFLLPLINIQKLKLRVASWSLPVAGCARNENTSVICYKECSLCGEWPTMPHTIGCSHVFCYYCIKSNYLLDMYFTCPKCGIEVQDLQPLKYKIEMEEVHTQ